Part of the Xanthomonas sp. SI genome is shown below.
TTCCGGCTCCTGTTCCGGCGGCGCGTGCGCCGCGGCGCCGGCCCGGCGCCGCAGCGTGACCACGACCATGGCCGCGCCGCCGAGCAGGAACAGCAGCGGACCGAACCACAGCAGCCAGGTCGCCGGCGCCAGCGGCGGGTCGTAGAGCACGAACTGCGAGTAGCGATCGACCATGTACTGCTTGATCTGCGCGTCGCTGCGACCGGCCTGCAACTGCGCGAACACCTGGTGGCGCAGGTCGCGCGCCAGCGTGGCGTTGGAGTCGGCGAGGTTCTCGTTCTGGCAGACCAGGCAGCGCAATTGCGCGGTCAGGCGCTGGAAGCGCAGTTCCTGCTGCCGGTCCTGGAACGGCAGCGGATCCACCGCCTGCGCCGCTGCCGGCAACGCGTGGGCGAGCAGCAGCAAAACCAGCAACGCCAGCCACGGTCTGGTCCATGGCCGGCCGCGTAGCGTCAGTGCAAAGGGCACGTTCATCGCTGCGCTCCGTCCAGCGCGGCGATCGCCGGGCGCAGTTCTTCGGCGATCACCGCAGGAGTCAGCACGCCGACATGCTTGTAGCGGATCACGCCCTGGGCATCGATCAGGAAGGTTTCCGGGGCGCCGTAGACGCCGAAGTCGATCGCGCGCTGTCCGTCCTCATCGACCACCACCAGCGCATAAGGATTGCCGCGCTGCGCGAGCCAGGCACGCGCGTCTTGCGGGTCGTCCTTGTACGCGTAGCCGATCAGTGCGACCCCGAGGTCGTTGGCGTGCGCCAGCAGCACAGGATGCTCTTCGCCGCAGGCCAGGCACCAGCTGCCGAACACGTTGAGCAGGTACGGCCGGCCGCGCAATTCGGCGCTGCCGGCGCGCTGCGCGGGATCGTCCAGGCGCGGCAGCGAGAACGCCGGCGCCGG
Proteins encoded:
- a CDS encoding DsbE family thiol:disulfide interchange protein; this translates as MSRLLPLLGFLLLAALFGFGIYWSRAHDPREVPSPLIGKPAPAFSLPRLDDPAQRAGSAELRGRPYLLNVFGSWCLACGEEHPVLLAHANDLGVALIGYAYKDDPQDARAWLAQRGNPYALVVVDEDGQRAIDFGVYGAPETFLIDAQGVIRYKHVGVLTPAVIAEELRPAIAALDGAQR
- a CDS encoding cytochrome c-type biogenesis protein encodes the protein MNVPFALTLRGRPWTRPWLALLVLLLLAHALPAAAQAVDPLPFQDRQQELRFQRLTAQLRCLVCQNENLADSNATLARDLRHQVFAQLQAGRSDAQIKQYMVDRYSQFVLYDPPLAPATWLLWFGPLLFLLGGAAMVVVTLRRRAGAAAHAPPEQEPEEQW